GCGACCGACAACCGGATCATCCGCATCGCCGCGGGAGACGAGCCCAAGGCGATCTTCACCGGCATCCCCAAGGGCACCGAGCACAACGGCGGTCGCATCGGGTTCGCCGCCGATCGCAGCCTGTACGTCGGCACCGGGGACACCGGCAACCCGGCGCTGGCGGCCGATCCGACGTCGCTGGCCGGAAAGGTGTTGCGGCTGGACGAGTTCGGCAAACCGGCGGCCGACAACCCCACTCCGGGATCCGCCGTCTACGCGTCCGGCTTCACCCAGGTCGCCGGGGTGTGTCCCCTGACCGACGGGACCATGGCCGCCCTGGACCGGCGCACCGACGCCGACGTGCTGCTACCGCTGGCCGCCGGCGGGTCGTACGCCACCCCGGCCGCGGGAGCGGTGCTGTGGACGTGGCCGCGAGCGGAGGGCGGGGCCGCTGACTGCGCGATCACCGGCACCACCCTGGCCACCACATCGCTGGACAAGCAACAGGTCTCGGCGCTCCGGCTCAATCCCGACCGGACCTTTTCCGGCACCCCGACCCAGGTGCTCGACAACCGTTACGGCCGGCTGCTGACCGTCACCCCGGACAGCAAGGGCCTGCTGTGGGCCACGACGTCGAACAAGGACGGGTTCGGCACCCCGGTGCCCAGTGATGACCGGGTGATCGTCATCCCGACCGACGGCGGCGGGGCGGACGGCGGACCGGACTGATCCGCGCGCGGCCGGCGAAGGGTTGTGCCCGGCCGGGACGCCGCGTGCGGCTGAGGCCGACACCCGACTTTCCGCGTGCGACTGGGCGGAACACGCCGTCTCCGCGACAAAACAGCGTCAGGCTTTACCAAGTCGGACGGTCAGGTGTCGCGTCCGGGCGCGGCGAGTGTCAGAAGCGGCGGTTGACCAGCACCGGCAGTACTGCCCGCACCTGGGCGACGCGTTCGAGATCCAGGTCGACGACCAGGGTTCCGGGGGCCTCGTCGAGCTGGTCGACCATGCTCCCGTCCGGGGCCACGACGATGCTGGCCCCGATGCCGGTGGGCGCCGTCCCGTAGGTGGGCACCCCGGCCGTCGCCGGTCGCGCCTGGTCGCAGGCGGCCACGAATGTCGTGGAATCCAGGGCGCGGGCCCGGGTCAACAGGTCCCACTGTTCCCGCTTGCCGGGACCGGCCCCCCAGGACGACGGCATGACGACCACCTCGGCGCCGCGGTCGGCAAGGGTCTGGAACAGGCCCGGGAACCGGACGTCGTAGCAGGTGGCCAGGCCGACCGTGACGCCGTCGACGGTGAACGTCATCGGCGCGGTTCCCGGCGCCACCGTGGTCGACTCGCGGAACCCGTGGGCGTCGTACAGATGGATCTTGTCGTAGCTGGTCTCGACCCCCCGGCCGGTGGCCAGCAGGGTGTTGCGCACCCGTCCCCCCGACGCGGGGGTGAACATGCCCACCACCGCGCACACGTCGTGCTCGTCGGCCACCTCCCGGACGGCGGTCGCCCACGGGCCGTCCAGCGGTTCGGCGACCGGGGCCAGCGCCACGCCGAACGCGCACATCGCCGCCTCCGGGAAGACGACCAGCGCGGCGCCGGCGTCGGCCGCCGCCCGGATGCCGTCGGTGACCAGCCGCAGGTTCACGGCCGGGTCGATCCGACTGGCGATCTGGGCGACGGCGATGCGCACGGAGCGGCCCCCCTCAGCCTTCGACGCCGAAGCGCTTGAGGATCAGCGCGCGGACCTTGGCCGCATCGGCCTGTCCCCGGGTCGCCTTCATCACCGCGCCGACGATGGCGCCGACGGCCTGGACCTTGCCGGAGCGGATCTTGTCGGCGACGGCGGGTTGAGCCTCGATGGCCTCGTCGATCGCCTTCTCCAGGGCCGAGTCGTCGGAGACGACAGCCAAGCCGCGGGCGGCGATGATCGCGTCCGGTTCACCCTCGCCGGCCAGCACGCCGTCGACGACCTGCCGGGCCAGCTTGGTGGTCAGCGAACCGTCCCCGACCTTGCCGATGACGACAGCCAGCTGGGCCGGCGTGATGGCCAGCTCGGTCAGCGGGATGCCGCTCTCGCGGGCCTTCTGACCCAGGTAGGACGTCCACCAGGACCGCGCCTCGCCCGGAGTCGCGCCGGCGGCCACCGTGCTGGCGACCAGGTCCACCGCACCGGCGGCGACCAGGTCACGCATCTCGAGATCGCTGTAGCCCCACTCGTTCTGCAGCCGGGCCCGCCGGACCCACGGCAGCTCGGGCAGGTTCGCCTTGATCTCCGCCACCCAGGACGGGTCGGGGGCGATCGGCACCAGGTCGGGCTCCGGGAAGTACCGGTAGTCCTCCGCGGTCTCCTTCTTGCGTCCGGCCGACGTCGTCCCGGTGGACTCGTCGAAATGCCGCGTCTCCTGGGTGACGGAGCCGCCGGCATCGAGAACCCCGGCCTGCCGGGAGATCTCGTACCGCACCGCCCGTTCGACCGAGCGGAGCGAGTTGACGTTCTTGGTCTCGGTGCGGGTGCCGAACACCGGGTTGCCGGCCGGGGTGAGCGAGACGTTGGCGTCGCAGCGTAGCGACCCCTGGTCCATCCGGACGTCCGAGACACCCAGCGACAGCAGCAGATCGCGCAGCGCACCGACGTAGGCCCGGGCGACCACCGGAGCGGACGCCTTGGTGCCGACGATCGGCTTGGTGACGATCTCGACCAGCGGGACACCGGCCCGGTTGTAGTCCAGCAGCGAGTACTCGGCGCCGTGGATGCGCCCGGTGGACCCGCCCACGTGGGTGGACTTGCCGGTGTCCTCCTCCATATGGGCACGCTCGATCTCGACCCGCACAGTCTCCAGACCCCCGTCGGGGGTGGGCACCTCGACGTCGAGCCAGCCGCCGTAGGCGATCGGCTCGTCGTACTGGGAGGTCTGGAAGTTCTTCGGCATGTCCGGGTAGAAGTAGTTCTTCCGGGCGAACCGGCACCAGGACGCGATCTGGCAGTTCAGCGCCAGACCGATGCGGATCGCGTACTCGATGGCCCGGCTGTTGACCGCGGGCAGCGCCCCGGGCATCGCCAGACACACCGGGCACACCTGGGTGTTGGGCTCGGCGCCGAACGTCGTCGGGCAGGCGCAGAACATCTTGGTGGCCGTACCCAGCTCGACGTGCACCTCCAACCCGAGCACCGGGTCGTAGCGCTCGATCGCGTCGTCGTAGTCGACCAGTTCCGTTGCCACGGCGCTCACGCCACGACCTCCAGATCGGGAGCAGCGTCCGGGACGAGCCCGGAATGGGTTGCCGCGTAGGCGGTCTCGAAGGCGGAGGCGACCTGGTACATCGCCGTCTCACCCAGCGCCGGGGCCATGATCTGCAGGCCGACCGGCAGTCCGGTGTCCGACGCGAGCCCGCTGGGCACGCTCATGGCCGGGATGCCGGCCAGCGAACCCGGAATGGTGGCCAGGTCGTTGAGGTACATGGCCATCGGGTTGTCGACCTTCTCGCCGATCCCGAACGCCGTCACCGGCGACGACGGCGAGATCAGCACGTCGGCGGCGGCGAAGGCGGCCTCGAAGTCCTGCTTGATCAACGTGCGGACCTTCTGGGCCGACCCGTAGTAGGCGTCGTAGTAGCCGGCGGACAGGGCGTAGGTGCCCAGGATGATGCGGCGCTTGACCTCGGCGCCGAACCCGGCGCCCCGGGTGGCCGACATGACCTGCTCGGCCGACACCGGACCGGCCTTGCGGGCGGCGGCACCGGTCGGCTCAACACGCAGGCCGTAACGCATGGCGTCGAACCGGGCCAGGTTGGACGAGCACTCGCTGGGCAGGATCAAGTAATAGGTCGCCAGCGCGTACTGGAAGTGCGGGCAATCGACCTCGACGATCTCCGCCCCGGCCGCCCGCAGTGTCTCCACCGCGGCGGCGAACGACTCCAGCACGCCGGGCTGGTAGCCCTCGCCGGACAGCTGCCGGACGACGCCGATGCGCATCCCGGCCACGCCCTCGGTGGCGCCGCGGCGGACGGCGTCGACCACCGCCGGCACCGGGGCCGGGATGGAGGTCGAGTCGTGCGGGTCGTGCCCGCCGATCACCTCGTGCAGCAGCGCGGTGTCCAGCACCGTCCGGGCGCAGGGCCCGACCTGGTCCAGGGAGGACGCCAGCGAGATGACGCCGTAGCGGGACACCCCGCCGTAGGTGGGCTTGGCGCCGACGGTTCCGGTGACCGCGGCCGGCTGGCGGATCGATCCGCCGGTGTCGGTGCCGATGGCCAGCGGGGCCTCGAAGGCGGCCAGCGCGGCGGCCGAACCGCCGCCCGAGCCGCCCGGGATGCGGGACAGGTCCCACGGGTTACGGGTCGGCCCGTACGCCGAGTTCTCGGTCGAGCTGCCCATCGCGAACTCGTCGAGGTTGGTCTTCCCGAGGATGACGACCCCGGCGTCGAGCAGCCGGCGGGTCACCGTGGCGTCGTACGGCGGGATCCAGCCCTCGAGGATCTTCGAACCGGCCGTCGTCGGCACACCCTGCTGGACGAGGATGTCCTTGAGCGCCAGCGGCACGCCGGCCAGCGGCGACGCGGCCGGTTCCCCGGCGGCGACCTGCTGGTCGACCGCGGCCGCCTGGGCGAGCGCCGACTCACCGGAGACGTGCAGGAAGGCGTGCACCGCGCCGTCGACGGCGGCGATCCGGTCCAGGTGGGCCTGCGC
This window of the Nakamurella flava genome carries:
- a CDS encoding PQQ-dependent sugar dehydrogenase; amino-acid sequence: MSTTSPGPSARAPRSARAGRRAARLLAASGVVALLLTGCADFSAEEPTFTVQPSLTAREVEPQQETRVVPSPGATTAPSTSASDQSAPVPSGSASAAPDPCAPTDAAVIATCLAAPWGLAPLPDGSAALVGERTTGRILQVAPQQDAQVLFELSTVGIDSAGDGGLLGLALSPSYTEDGLLYAYVTTATDNRIIRIAAGDEPKAIFTGIPKGTEHNGGRIGFAADRSLYVGTGDTGNPALAADPTSLAGKVLRLDEFGKPAADNPTPGSAVYASGFTQVAGVCPLTDGTMAALDRRTDADVLLPLAAGGSYATPAAGAVLWTWPRAEGGAADCAITGTTLATTSLDKQQVSALRLNPDRTFSGTPTQVLDNRYGRLLTVTPDSKGLLWATTSNKDGFGTPVPSDDRVIVIPTDGGGADGGPD
- a CDS encoding carbon-nitrogen hydrolase family protein, with product MRIAVAQIASRIDPAVNLRLVTDGIRAAADAGAALVVFPEAAMCAFGVALAPVAEPLDGPWATAVREVADEHDVCAVVGMFTPASGGRVRNTLLATGRGVETSYDKIHLYDAHGFRESTTVAPGTAPMTFTVDGVTVGLATCYDVRFPGLFQTLADRGAEVVVMPSSWGAGPGKREQWDLLTRARALDSTTFVAACDQARPATAGVPTYGTAPTGIGASIVVAPDGSMVDQLDEAPGTLVVDLDLERVAQVRAVLPVLVNRRF
- the gatB gene encoding Asp-tRNA(Asn)/Glu-tRNA(Gln) amidotransferase subunit GatB encodes the protein MSAVATELVDYDDAIERYDPVLGLEVHVELGTATKMFCACPTTFGAEPNTQVCPVCLAMPGALPAVNSRAIEYAIRIGLALNCQIASWCRFARKNYFYPDMPKNFQTSQYDEPIAYGGWLDVEVPTPDGGLETVRVEIERAHMEEDTGKSTHVGGSTGRIHGAEYSLLDYNRAGVPLVEIVTKPIVGTKASAPVVARAYVGALRDLLLSLGVSDVRMDQGSLRCDANVSLTPAGNPVFGTRTETKNVNSLRSVERAVRYEISRQAGVLDAGGSVTQETRHFDESTGTTSAGRKKETAEDYRYFPEPDLVPIAPDPSWVAEIKANLPELPWVRRARLQNEWGYSDLEMRDLVAAGAVDLVASTVAAGATPGEARSWWTSYLGQKARESGIPLTELAITPAQLAVVIGKVGDGSLTTKLARQVVDGVLAGEGEPDAIIAARGLAVVSDDSALEKAIDEAIEAQPAVADKIRSGKVQAVGAIVGAVMKATRGQADAAKVRALILKRFGVEG
- the gatA gene encoding Asp-tRNA(Asn)/Glu-tRNA(Gln) amidotransferase subunit GatA, with the translated sequence MTAVDNTTDLTRRTAADLAAAIQAKEVSAVEVAQAHLDRIAAVDGAVHAFLHVSGESALAQAAAVDQQVAAGEPAASPLAGVPLALKDILVQQGVPTTAGSKILEGWIPPYDATVTRRLLDAGVVILGKTNLDEFAMGSSTENSAYGPTRNPWDLSRIPGGSGGGSAAALAAFEAPLAIGTDTGGSIRQPAAVTGTVGAKPTYGGVSRYGVISLASSLDQVGPCARTVLDTALLHEVIGGHDPHDSTSIPAPVPAVVDAVRRGATEGVAGMRIGVVRQLSGEGYQPGVLESFAAAVETLRAAGAEIVEVDCPHFQYALATYYLILPSECSSNLARFDAMRYGLRVEPTGAAARKAGPVSAEQVMSATRGAGFGAEVKRRIILGTYALSAGYYDAYYGSAQKVRTLIKQDFEAAFAAADVLISPSSPVTAFGIGEKVDNPMAMYLNDLATIPGSLAGIPAMSVPSGLASDTGLPVGLQIMAPALGETAMYQVASAFETAYAATHSGLVPDAAPDLEVVA